In Castor canadensis chromosome 11, mCasCan1.hap1v2, whole genome shotgun sequence, a single genomic region encodes these proteins:
- the Kcnh6 gene encoding voltage-gated inwardly rectifying potassium channel KCNH6: MFILNFEDLAQLLAKSSSRSLTQRLLSHSFLGSEGSHGRPGGQGPGPGRGKYRTVSQIPQFTLNFVEFNLEKHRSGSTTEIEIIAPHKVVERTQNVTEKVTQVLSLGADVLPEYKLQAPRIHRGTILHYSPFKAVWDWLILLLVIYTAVFTPYSAAFLLSDQDESQRGACGYTCSPLTVVDLIVDIMFVVDIVINFRTTYVNTNDEVVSHPRRIAIHYFKGWFLIDMVAAIPFDLLIFRTGSDETTTLIGLLKTARLLRLVRVARKLDRYSEYGAAVLFLLMCTFALIAHWLACIWYAIGNVERPYLEPKIGWLDSLGAQLGKHYNGSDPASGPSVQDKYVTALYFTFSSLTSVGFGNVSPNTNSEKVFSICVMLIGSLMYASIFGNVSAIIQRLYSGTARYHTQMLRVKEFIRFHQVPNPLRQRLEEYFQHAWSYTNGIDMNAVLKGFPECLQADICLHLHRALLQNCPAFHGASDGCLRALAVKFKTTHAPPGDTLVHLGDVLSTLYFISRGSIEILRDDVVVAILGKNDIFGEPVSLHARPGKSSADVRALTYCDLHKIQRADLLEVLDMYPSFAGSFWSKLEVTFNLRDADGGLQSSPRQAPGSENHQGFFLSDSQSAPLPGSQPPGSWKPDLHRAGPRAPGQPGAAPSLSISDASGLWPELLQQIPPNPQNLRRDPDCWPRDLSCRLEQLQAQMNRLESRMSSDLSRILQLLQQPMLKGHTSYILEAPASGDLALFPSVSETRSSGPRLLPSHLPPAQTGNYGGLDKCVPKHRNSSPRMPHLAMAMDKSLTPSSEQEQPERLLSPLASSLCPLEVQGLFFGPRFSSLPEHLGSVPKHLEFQRHGSDPGFTRS, encoded by the exons ATGTTCATCCTCAACTTTGAGGACCTGGCCCAGCTCTTGGCCAAGAGCAGCAGCCGCAGCCTGACCCAGCGCCTGCTGTCCCACAGCTTCCTGGGTTCCG AGGGCTCTCATGGCAGGCCAGGCGGACAGGGGCCTGGCCCTGGCAGGGGTAAGTACAGGACCGTCAGCCAGATTCCGCAATTCACGCTCAACTTCGTGGAGTTCAACCTGGAGAAGCATCGCTCTGGCTCCACCACAGAAATCGAGATCATTGCTCCTCATAAAGTGGTAGAGCGGACGCAGAACGTCACTGAGAAGGTCACCCAG GTCCTGTCCCTGGGTGCAGACGTGCTGCCAGAGTACAAGCTGCAGGCACCTCGCATCCACCGGGGGACCATCCTGCACTACAGCCCCTTCAAGGCTGTGTGGGACTGGCTCATCCTACTGCTGGTCATCTACACAGCCGTCTTCACACCCTACTCAGCTGCCTTCCTGCTCAGTGACCAGGACGAGTCGCAGCGTGGTGCCTGCGGCTATACCTGCAGTCCACTCACTGTAGTGGACCTCATTGTGGACATCATGTTTGTTGTGGACATTGTCATCAACTTCCGCACCACTTATGTCAACACCAACGACGAGGTGGTCAGCCACCCCCGCCGCATTGCCATTCACTACTTCAAGGGCTGGTTCCTCATTGACATGGTGGCTGCTATCCCCTTCGACCTCCTTATCTTCCGTACTGGCTCTGATGAG ACCACCACCCTGATTGGATTACTTAAGACAGCACGCCTGCTGCGGCTGGTGCGTGTGGCACGGAAGCTGGACCGCTACTCTGAGTATGGGGCAGCGGTGCTCTTCCTGCTTATGTGCACCTTTGCACTCATCGCGCACTGGCTGGCCTGTATCTGGTACGCCATCGGCAATGTGGAGCGACCCTACCTGGAGCCCAAGATTGGCTGGCTGGACAGCCTGGGTGCACAACTTGGCAAGCACTATAACGGCAGTGACCCAGCCTCGGGCCCTTCAGTGCAGGACAAGTATGTCACAGCTCTGTACTTCACCTTCAGCAGCCTCACCAGCGTGGGCTTCGGCAATGTGTCACCCAACACCAACTCTGAGAAGGTCTTCTCCATCTGTGTCATGCTTATCGGCT CCCTCATGTACGCCAGCATCTTCGGCAATGTGTCCGCCATCATCCAGCGTCTGTACTCGGGTACTGCGCGCTACCACACGCAGATGCTGCGCGTGAAGGAGTTCATCCGCTTCCACCAGGTGCCCAACCCGCTGCGGCAGCGCCTGGAAGAGTACTTCCAGCACGCCTGGTCCTACACCAACGGCATCGACATGAACGCG GTGCTGAAGGGCTTTCCGGAGTGCCTGCAGGCGGACATCTGCCTGCACCTGCACCGTGCGCTGTTGCAGAACTGTCCCGCCTTCCACGGCGCCAGTGATGGCTGCCTGCGTGCGCTGGCAGTCAAGTTCAAGACCACGCACGCGCCGCCCGGGGACACATTGGTGCATCTGGGCGACGTGCTCTCCACACTCTACTTTATCTCCCGCGGCTCCATAGAGATCTTACGCGATGATGTGGTTGTGGCCATTCTAG GGAAGAATGACATCTTTGGGGAGCCTGTCAGCCTCCATGCACGGCCAGGCAAGTCCAGTGCAGATGTGCGGGCCCTGACCTACTGCGACCTGCACAAGATTCAACGAGCAGACCTGCTGGAGGTGTTGGACATGTATCCTTCCTTTGCGGGCAGCTTCTGGAGTAAGCTGGAGGTCACCTTCAACCTACGGGAC GCAGATGGGGGTCTTCAGTCATCACCCCGACAGGCCCCAGGCAGCGAAAATCACCAAGGCTTCTTCCTCAGTGACAGCCAGTCAG CTCCCCTTCCAGGGTCACAGCCTCCTGGGTCCTGGAAGCCAGACCTCCACAGGGCAGGACCTCGTGCTCCAGGGCAACCAG GTGCAGCCCCTTCCCTGAGCATTTCAGATGCATCTGGCCTCTGGCCTGAGTTGCTGCAGCAGATACCCCCAAACCCCCAAAACCTGCGGCGAGACCCAGATTGCTGGCCCAGGGATCTAAGCTGTAGATTAGAGCAGCTCCAGGCCCAGATGAACAG GCTGGAGTCCCGCATGTCCTCAGACCTCAGCCGAATCCTGCAACTGCTTCAGCAGCCTATGCTGAAGGGCCACACCAGCTACATTCTAGAAGCCCCTGCCTCTGGTGACCTGGCCTTGTTTCCTTCGGTCTCTGAAACTCGGAGTTCAGGGCCCAGACTGCTCCCGAGCCATCTTCCCCCTGCCCAG ACTGGAAACTATGGTGGCTTGGATAAGTGTGTACCGAAGCACAGGAATTCCTCCCCTAGGATGCCTCACCTGGCTATGGCAATGGACAAAAGTCTGACTCCATCCTCAGAACAGGAGCAGCCTGAGAGGCTCCTGTCACCCCTAGCCTCATCTCTCTGTCCCCTGGAGGTACAAGGACTCTTCTTTGGTCCCcgcttctcctccctccctgaaCACCTTGGCTCTGTTCCCAAGCACCTGGAGTTCCAGAGACATGGCTCAGATCCTGGCTTCACAAGGAGTTAG
- the Dcaf7 gene encoding DDB1- and CUL4-associated factor 7, with protein MSLHGKRKEIYKYEAPWTVYAMNWSVRPDKRFRLALGSFVEEYNNKVQLVGLDEESSEFICRNTFDHPYPTTKLMWIPDTKGVYPDLLATSGDYLRVWRVGETETRLECLLNNNKNSDFCAPLTSFDWNEVDPYLLGTSSIDTTCTIWGLETGQVLGRVNLVSGHVKTQLIAHDKEVYDIAFSRAGGGRDMFASVGADGSVRMFDLRHLEHSTIIYEDPQHHPLLRLCWNKQDPNYLATMAMDGMEVVILDVRVPCTPVARLNNHRACVNGIAWAPHSSCHICTAADDHQALIWDIQQMPRAIEDPILAYTAEGEINNVQWASTQPDWIAICYNNCLEILRV; from the exons ATGTCCCTGCACGGCAAACGGAAGGAGATTTACAAGTATGAAGCGCCCTGGACCGTCTACGCCATGAACTGGAGCGTGCGGCCCGATAAACGCTTTCGCCTGGCGCTGGGCAGCTTCGTGGAGGAATACAACAACAAG GTTCAGCTTGTTGGTCTAGATGAGGAGAGTTCAGAGTTTATTTGCCGAAACACCTTTGACCATCCATACCCCACCACAAAGCTCATGTGGATCCCTGACACAAAGGGAGTCTATCCAGACCTACTGGCGACGAGTGGCGACTATCTCCGTGTGTGGAGG GTTGGTGAAACAGAGACCAGGCTGGAATGTTTGCTAAATAATAACAAGAACTCAGATTTCTGTGCCCCCCTGACCTCCTTTGACTGGAATGAGGTGGACCCTTATCTTTTAG GTACCTCAAGCATTGACACGACTTGTACCATCTGGGGACTGGAGACTGGGCAGGTTTTGGGGCGAGTGAATCTTGTGTCTGGCCATGTGAAGACCCAGCTCATTGCCCATGACAAAGAG GTCTATGATATTGCATTTAGCCGAGCTGGGGGTGGCAGAGACATGTTTGCCTCTGTGGGTGCTGATGGCTCGGTGCGAATGTTTGACCTCCGCCATCTGGAACACAGCACCATCATTTATGAAGACCCACAGCATCACCCGCTGCTTCGTCTCTGCTGGAACAAGCAGGACCCTAACTACCTGGCCACCATGGCCATGGATGGAATGGAG GTCGTGATTCTGGACGTCCGAGTTCCCTGCACACCTGTCGCCAGGTTAAACAACCACCGAGCTTGTGTCAATGGCATTGCTTGGGCCCCACATTCATCCTGCCACATCTGTACTGCAG CGGATGACCATCAGGCTCTTATCTGGGACATCCAGCAAATGCCCCGAGCCATTGAGGACCCTATCCTGGCCTACACAGCCGAAGGAGAGATCAACAACGTGCAGTGGGCATCAACTCAGCCCGACTGGATCGCCATCTGCTACAACAACTGCCTGGAGATACTCCGAGTGTAG